GTTTTGATTTCTGAAATCTGCTCCAGTGCTCTATCCTGTGTTCAATTTTGCATACAATTTCTATCTCTCTGTCCAAGTCCAGTGCTGCTCTGCTCTCCTCTGTCCCTCTTTCCCTTCAACTGATGCTGCTAAACCTATTTATGATCCAGTAAATGATCTATAAAGTCGACTAGTCCAGCCTAGTCACAGACTAGTCTACCTAGTTCCCAAGTCTGTGAGAGGGTGACTTGACTCGACTCGGCGACTTGAAAACCATGCTCAAGAGCAAAGACATCAatactttttttatttaaaactaTCATGTAAATAACAAATGAACTTAGAGAGTAACTAGGAGACAACAAGCACAATTGGGAGGCTATAAGTACATGATTTGTTCACAACCATCAGACGATTAATTATGAAATTAGATTGAAGATCTTTGACATCTCATATCGAAAGTGTGCCAAATCGTCTGTTAGTATAGATATAGATGAGATTTCTTATGGGCGTTTTCACTTCTTTTTTACATGAACATAATGAGGAAACATGTTAACACTAACAGTTTCTCTCCCCACATTTTTCAAATCGAGTAATTCAATAAAATTTAATTGGAAGTCATGTCCATCACcacttctttctttctggGCATTAATTATATGAACTGAATGTGCAGGTCTGGAACTGTTGTGTCTGGCACTGGTAAAGCAGACTTGCTGTCTGCACAAAATGGTCTTGTTGGACGATCCTTGAATAGGAGTGACCAAGACAGTGGTTTCCATCCTACCAACAAAAGGGATCGTCAAGTTGTTTTAGATAAGGAAATGTCCATTCCAAAAGTTATGAACAAGTAAGATCTCTACCTTTCACGCCTCTTATCCCAATTCATCACTTCGTTACCTCCTGCTGCATGTGAATACTTATTTTTTCTGCCATGTATTTGCTTCTGTTTGCATGTAAAGAAGGCTTGATATCTCTAACACATTGACTTTCTCAGACTTAATGAAGATGACACTGGTGCTAATATCACATCAGCATCAAAGGCAAGCGGGTCTGCTAGGGGACCTCGATCGAATTCTGGTTCATTATTGAAGTCATCTCCAAACATTCATCGATTACAAGCTAATCCTGATGATTGGGAACATCCTTCTGGCACAAATAAGTTGAATTCTGCTAGTGGATCTGGCAATTCAAAACGTACAAAGTCTGCACATTCACTATCACCTCCCACTCAGTGGGGTGGGCAGAGGCCTCAGAAGATATCCCGCTCAGCAAGAAAGTCAAATCTAGTTCCTATTATCACAAGCGCTGATGTGGCATTTGTATCAGGTTCGCTTGAAAGTCCATCTATCAATGAAGAGTCTGTGGGGTTACCCAGACGTGCATCTATAAATGGTCCACAACAAGCCAAACGAGGAGACCATGGGCTCTTAACTGGATCTGAAGGAGACGAATCTGGGTTCGCTGAGAAAAAGTTGAGGGACAAAGGCAAAAGGGCTGGTGAACTGGATGATGGCCACTGTGGTTTTCAGAAGATTGCAATGCTAGGGCATCCTTCCAAAAGGAATAAGTTGTCTGCTGACGAGGACATCGGAGATGCTTCACGGAGACAAGGAAGGATTGGGCGTGGTTTTACCCCAACCAGGCCCAGTACCCCTTCATCAATTGAGAAGCTTGAAAATGCTCCAACTACAAAGCAAAGAAGTGTTAGGACAGTCTCAGAGAGAAACGAAAGGTGATTTCTTTCTCAAGAAACAACCAATCCTTTCAAATACGGCTCAACAGAATAGACCTGCCCGGGTCGGTAGTTGGAATTTATTCTTACCCTGAATTTCCCGTGCAGTAAATCTGGAAGACCACTGATAAAGAAGATATCGGAGCGGAAAGGCAATGCACGCCCTAGACATACAAGTAGCAATGTGCAGTCAGATTCTCCTGGTACACACCACCTTCTAGTGTTCACTGTGATTCTAGTGTTGTTTCGTACTGCTGACTTTGTATTATTTACTTGTCAGTACAATCAGAAGATGATCATGAAGAGCTTCTTGCTGCAGCGAATACTGCTTTAAGTATTGACTTTACTTACCAAATTCTAGCATTTATCTTCCTTTTAGGAGTCTTCAGATAACATTTTGCTTGTTTCAGGGTCTGCTTATGCAAGTTCGTTCTGGCGGCAGGTTGaatctttctttggttttttGACCACAGAAGACATAGCCTACCTAAGTCAACAGGTATTGCGGGATTATCTTCTTTGTATCAACAGAATTACGCTTTGCTCGGTAGTTTCTTGATTAATACTTCAATTGGTTAGATACATTTGCCAGATGACTCTGCTGCCAGTAGGTCTGTTGAAGGAGATGGAAGTCGGAAATACAAGGTACCCTATTATGCTTTCATTCCTACAGTACTATAAAATATTGTCTGGTTAACTATGCATTTGTGGTACAATATATAGAAGTGGGTTTGATACCCTCTCGTTGTCATTAGTCCCTACTATCTCATTCTATTTCGGCCCATCTGTTATGCTGAGATTTTTCCATTTTGCAGGGTAGCCTTGAATACATTTCAGAGCCATCGACTCCGGCTGCTAGCAGCAAAGATGACCATAGTGCTCTTCCAAATGGGTATGCACTGAATGGCATGGTCAATGATGTAGGGATTGCCTGGGGGACAAGCTGCATTGAACCTATCCTGGATCAACTTGTACAAGGAATTGATGTGCGAGAAGGTGGTTCAGTTGGCCAAAGACTTATTCAAGCTTGGATAGATGAAGATAAGGTTGATGATATTGCCAGCAACATTTACAGAAGTGAAGGATATCCATTCGACACACATGAAATTCATTTCGATGAAGGAGGATGGAAATCTCATTCAGAAGGTTATAAGTTGGAACCTTTAATGAATTTTGAAGCTGCAGAGAATTGCTCAAATGGTTTGGTATCGGGATCTGATTGGAAATGTCATGATGAAATGTCACCCAAGAACCATAATGCCATGGAAAAAGCCAAGGTGTGGCCTGAGTTTCAGTACAGTGAGATGTGCTTAAGTGATAGGATTATCATCGAGCTAAGTGAAGTTGGCGTATCTATTGAACCTGTGGTAGGTACCTTGTCACTATTACAGTAGCATTTTGTGCAATTTATTTTGGTTACACTGGTTAGGATTTTATGTTGCTTCAATAATCTTCCCAGTTGCATTTTGTACGTGAGAATGCATGGTCTAATCTCAACATCTTACTTTTCGATATATTTCTTTTCCGTAATCATAACTCCTATCTTGGAGATTACCTCAAGAGGTTGGAACTAATATTTTATTATGGAATGTACTCCTAGAAGTTAGGGCTGCTGTGTCCTCAAATAGTTAGGGTTTTCCTAGCGTTCAAATGGTTTGTCTACATCGGTTTTGACGGGTTAGGCAAACCCGGTGATGAACATCCCTAGAAGATGTAGTTCATAAGCTAATTATTAGCCCTTAAAGTTAGATTATATGGTATGATTTCAGTCAAAGCCACTGTGTTAACACTTACTTGGTTTAATGAATATCAATAATAATTTGATGGATAAAGGAAGCAAATTTGTATTATCATTTGAATATGGGTATCTATGTTTAGTTATATTTATTGAAAAAGTACTTGGATGTCGGACTATTTGGATACAAACATACATTTAGGGTTCGAACTCCATGTCTTGTTATGAATTATTTCTAAATAGCTCAACCCGTATAGCCCAATGACAACTCGTGTGAACATGGTACTACCCTTTTGCTTAAATCAATTGGGGAACATGGACTATGCCGCTTCggcattgttgttgttgaataaaataaaaataaaaataaagatcATGTAACTGTCTGCATGGCGTATAATACAAAAGCAGTTAGATGTTTTGTGGATTTGTGGTTTCTCTGGGAAATATAATACTCCCACCGATCCatagtgtcgctgatttagtacacaagagtaaaatacaccattGGTCCATAAACTCGGAACGAATCCACAGTTTAGTCCACAAACTCAGAAAACGCACACATAGAACACTAAATTGATACCAGTGTAACACTTAGGTCCAAGAACAGTTCGGCTTCATTAATGCCGACCACGTGGCAGCCATGTTGGTTTAAGCCAGGATCCTGGGTTGTTGTTGTGTTCCTCGAGGGAGCTTCCGCAAAACTTTAACAACAACCTACGGAAATTATGCTAATTTAACAACAAACCGCGGAAGATTATGTTTAAGAAATTCCTAGAATTATGTTaattttttgcaaagaaaaacCCGAGAAACCCCAACAACAACCCGCAGTCTTGGTTTAAGCTGACCTGGCTGCCACGTGGCCGAAATTAATCCTGCTGAACCATTTTTGGGGCTTTATGTGTGCGTTTTCtaagttcgtggactaaactGTGCATTCGCTCTGAGTTTagggactagtggtgtatttcaCTCTAGTACAAagactaaatcagcgacacttattattaCAGTTTGATCGGAGTGATTATGTCACAAACTTTGCTCTTATTATTCAACATCTCAATTTTATCAAATTACAGAGCAAATCATTCTCTAATGTTTTGACTTGTTACAATTTCAGCCTGATCTTGCACAGAGCGAGGATGAGGATGTCAATGCTGAAATCTGCAAATTAGAAGGCCAACTTCATAAAGAGGTATTAGTAATTCATAATATTTAGCTGCATATGTGCACATTCCTTGACAAACCCTGTTTCACTATTTTGAGTCTCATTGGCTTCTACATAAAGCTTAATTGTATTCCTTATATGGTGTAAAAGgtcatggagaagaaaaacTTACTAGTGAAGTTGGATGACATTGTTAGAACCGAGAAAGAGTCCCAGCAGAGGTATTATACACCATTTCTTATTTGTTGCAAAACTATTTCATGAGTGTCAAGCTCTTATATCTACATGATTCACTCTGTACCAGGGACTTCTCACGGCGTGCCATGGAGAGACTTGTGCTGATTGCTTATGAGAAATACATGGTAATACTTCTCAAACATATCCAAGATAAAGCTgcttcataatttttttgctgGGTCatgtctagggttcaccccAATATGGGGTTTCCTAATTGAAATATAGTTTGGATCACCCTTATTTTGTTCTCCTAAGGTTTCTCGAGTCTAGTAGAAATATGTGATAACATGGATGGTTTTTCATGATGACATCGTTTGAGCCTTTGTTGGTTTTCTAGTTATCATTTGTATCTACGTACCGAACATTTGCTGGCTATGAGCCAACAATTTTGGCTGCTGTGTGAACCTCAAGCTCATTTTGTCAAGATACTTTATTAAATGATTATTTCCAATTTACAGGCCTTTTGTGGTTCAAATACCTCAAGCAGCAAAAATGTTAATAGAGCTGGCAAGCATGCCGCTCTAAGTTTTGTTAAACGCACAATAGCACGTTGCCAAATCTATGAAGAGGCTGGAACAAGCTGCTTTGATGAGCCTCCTTTCAAGGATATGTTTATATCAGCAACTTCTCACAGAAGGGTCCCAGATTCTGTTTCACAAGGTATGTGGTAACTATTGAATGTACTTTATGTTTATCATGCACCCCCATCTGTCTATCAA
The Brachypodium distachyon strain Bd21 chromosome 2, Brachypodium_distachyon_v3.0, whole genome shotgun sequence genome window above contains:
- the LOC100842234 gene encoding uncharacterized protein LOC100842234, with product MASGTKSDLLSGSPDGHGYFNGSRGSYSAASLERSGSFREGGDSYASFPVSSSSRSPAVDSVTLLQSLAMDPRTTTLDQKTSRIDVKESISSIFGTSPEESTSTTCTGRNFPYSVEEIRRLKNNVNDMSTKARERARGFGSAVVKIDKYCPNISRKRSRGDGSSNERSTPSLSGGVISRIGPQGHLNADDTELGPQREERTKNAIQNRRLRTSMAEMDGRTTSLSRGLGHIDRSSDPGKVTNGGSAVLEEKTRGLATSIDGWEKPKMKKKRSAIKADVSSAGTSRTVDADREQKQGMQPKFSNDARARIGSSPSFRSGTVVSGTGKADLLSAQNGLVGRSLNRSDQDSGFHPTNKRDRQVVLDKEMSIPKVMNKLNEDDTGANITSASKASGSARGPRSNSGSLLKSSPNIHRLQANPDDWEHPSGTNKLNSASGSGNSKRTKSAHSLSPPTQWGGQRPQKISRSARKSNLVPIITSADVAFVSGSLESPSINEESVGLPRRASINGPQQAKRGDHGLLTGSEGDESGFAEKKLRDKGKRAGELDDGHCGFQKIAMLGHPSKRNKLSADEDIGDASRRQGRIGRGFTPTRPSTPSSIEKLENAPTTKQRSVRTVSERNESKSGRPLIKKISERKGNARPRHTSSNVQSDSPVQSEDDHEELLAAANTALRSAYASSFWRQVESFFGFLTTEDIAYLSQQIHLPDDSAASRSVEGDGSRKYKGSLEYISEPSTPAASSKDDHSALPNGYALNGMVNDVGIAWGTSCIEPILDQLVQGIDVREGGSVGQRLIQAWIDEDKVDDIASNIYRSEGYPFDTHEIHFDEGGWKSHSEGYKLEPLMNFEAAENCSNGLVSGSDWKCHDEMSPKNHNAMEKAKVWPEFQYSEMCLSDRIIIELSEVGVSIEPVPDLAQSEDEDVNAEICKLEGQLHKEVMEKKNLLVKLDDIVRTEKESQQRDFSRRAMERLVLIAYEKYMAFCGSNTSSSKNVNRAGKHAALSFVKRTIARCQIYEEAGTSCFDEPPFKDMFISATSHRRVPDSVSQDNNTRPKSVQRPSASDASRASSHLSDLSFAKEDPWTNNVKQRELLLDEVVGSITGGTLKTSGLGAALVSNTKGKRSERDREGKGHNRDGGRSGRPPSSNAKGERKNKTKPKQRTANISAPVSSALSRDPQLQTKITTSDNSKDSTSAASRRDEPVNATNDAEIPDLSNLELPGIDGDFGGWLNIDDDDGFQDLDLMGLEIPMDDINEINLMI